The segment GTCGCTGCGTCGTCTTTGCTTCTTCTGCACGGAGGGGGGTGGTGTCATACTTGCTGATTCAGAATCGCGATGGTGGTTGCGGTGGTGGTGTCGGTGCCGAGAGCCGCTGTCACGGTCGTGCCCTCGAGAAGGTGAGGCAGCTCGAGCAGGGGAGTGTGAGGACATCCGGCGCCGCTTCAGACGACCGCGCTcttctgcctctgcctctgcctctgcctctgcctctggtTCGGCAATGATTGGTAGATCGATCCCACTCCTGTCGGGACGCTCCCGAGCGTAAGACGCTGGGGTTACTGACATGGTTACCGATTGAGCTTTGAAGCCTGAGGCACAGATTCAGATGGTCGAATTGCGCACGAGAAGACGGCTGGGGACACGGAGTCTGCTTCTTAGCCGAAGAGGGGAAGCGTTAGTGTCATGTGCGACGGGCCGTTTGAATGTGCAGGTGAGCATGCCTCCATGGTTGAGGTGCCGTTCAGCTGCACGTCATTCGCGCATGGTTTCCGAATGGGTGGCTAGCGGATAGAACACTACCAATCAACTCAAAGCGCCACCAACGATGACAGATGTTATGAGAAATCAGCTGGCAAGAACTCAGCTGTCGTGAAGGGCCTCCGTATTCCATGTGGTTCTGAAAGTGTGGACGCATCCCTGAGACGTGGAAAGAGAGGATGGAGTCAAGTGGTTGTTGTCGCATGGCGCCAACGATGGGTTGGAGGACAGTGAGGGGAGGGCGACGAGGGAGATGTGGACAGAGAAGGGGATGACAATAGGGCTGGAAGCAGAAGCACGTCAGAGTTGGCCACGGTACAGCGTTGAGACAGCATATGTACAATTGCATCAACAGCTTAGCCTACCACCATCTCGCGCCAAAAATCTTTGGCGCAACATGGTCCTGCTTCTCCTTGCTCGCCAAATCGATCCTGCGGTGGCCCTTGACATCGACAGCCAGCTCGGCATACTCGAATGCATCCATACTCGGCTTCTTCACCAGATGCGCATTCACGACGCCCTGGCCAAGGGGGCCTTCCACGTAGAACCTGAAGCGAAGGTGGTCGGTGCCCCATTTGTCCGTCTCTTCGGTGCTGGTGATGTAGCGATTGCGTGCCCAGCGCGACCACGAGGCTTCGCCGAACGCCGCGATCTGAGAAGCGTCGCCGAGCAGCTTTTGGCAGCGTGGGTCCTGCCGTATCATGTCTGTGGCGTGGTTGAAGTGTGCGGTTTTGGAGTTGGGGGAGAAGACGTCGCTGAAGAGGAAGTAGGTTACACCGGCCTGGGCTGGTCAGTGTTTGCGCTGTGATGTGGTCGGGGAGCTCGTACGGTAGCAAGGACACCCATGGCGATAACGACAAAGTGGAAGGATTGCTGGGTCGTCCGCACGACCTTCTCGCCTGGCGAGAGCTCCGTCCACCGCACTCGTCCCGTGTCGCCGGTGAGGGTGATCGACTTGCGTGGCGGCATGGGCGCGGGACTGCCGGGGAAGCTGGGGGTAGCCTGGGCATTGCGCGTGGTGGAGAAGGCTGCGCGCGCCCGCCGCATGCAAGACGGCTGGACCCGGGGGAGCACGAGGGATGGGCGCAGGAGCGAGATGGCCTCGGTGGGCCTGTATAGGGCTGTCATTGCGGCGACCTTGGGTGTGTGAGTGTGtgagtgtgtgtgtgtgtgtgtgtgtgtgtgtgtgtgtgtgtgtgagtGAGTGTGTGTGTGAATGTGTGTGTGAATGTGTAAGAGTCTGTGTGCGTGCGTGCGGCGTCGGTGTGTCAGCATGGCACCTCGAGCGGGCGGAGGTGGTGGAGCTTCGAAATGCGGGCTCGCGACCGAGGCACGTGCGCGTGTCGACGTCGTTGGACGCTGGCATGGACCGCGCAGTGCGTGCGCACACTCGGCCACCAACGCGTCCCGCCTGCGCTTCCCTCTTCTCGCGCGGCCTTGCTCCCATCGCGCGTGTATCGCACGACTGGCCTGCAACATGGCGTCCAACAAGAAGAGCAGCCTCACAGGCTACCTGCCCGACATCTTGatggcggcagcagcagcacgtTCACACCCTCCTGCCACACCACGGCCTGCCACTAATCGCCTCCCCAGCCCCTGATAGCCTACTTCGTCATCCGCAACCTGCTCGCCCGCCTCGACCCTGACGCCCAGCAAAAGGAAGAAGCGCGCGCCAAATCCGCCGCCGCAACCCGCAAGCTCGACGCCATCCTCGCCAGCAAGCGGCGCAAGAGCTACGGCGAATACGAcagcgaagacgaggacGCCGGCGCCGATGCCGACTCGCGACATCGGCGCCCGCGCATGCAGGAGCTGGTGCTGAACAGCTACGAACAGACCATCGCCATGGAGGTCGTTGCGCCCGAGGAGATTCCCGTCACCTTCGACGACATCGGCGGCCTGGACTCGATCATCGAGGAGCTGAAGGAGTCGGTCATCTACCCGCTCACCATGCCACATCTCTACTCGCACTCGTCGTCGCTGCTGAGCGCTCCGAGCGGCGTCCTCCTGTATGGCCCGCCCGGCTGCGGAAAGACCATGCTGGCAAAGGCTCTTGCCCACGAGTCGGGCGCCTGCTTCATCAACCTGCACATCTCCACCCTCACCGAGAAGTGGTACGGCGACAGCAACAAGCTGGTCAACGCCGTCTTCAGCCTGGCAAGGAAGCTGCAGCCGAGCATCGTTTTCATCGACGAGATTGATGCTGTGCTTGGCCAGAGGAGAAGTGGTGAACACGAGGCAAGCGGCATGGTAAAGGCCGAGTACGTCGTCACACTCCATCCACCACTTTGCAAGCTTGAGGCTGACTTTGACTCCCAGATTCATGACCCACTGGGACGGTCTAGCCTCCTCCACAGCCTCCGGCAGCAACACGCCTCAACGGATATGCATCCTCGGCGCCACAAATCGCATTCAGGACATCGACGAAGCCATCCTCCGCCGTATGCCCAAGAAGTTCCCCGTCGCCCTGCCCAACGCCTCGCAACGCAGCAACATCTTCTCGCTCATTCTCCGCGGCACCAAGATCGACAGCAAGAATCTCGACCTCGATTACCTGGTCCGCGTCTCCGCCGGCATGTCCGGCTCAGACATCAAAGAAGCATGCAGGGACGCCGCCATGGGGCCCGTCAGGGAGTACATCAGGCGCAAGAAGGCCGACGGCACGTTAAAGAGCAGCAGAGGCGTCAGAGACGAGGATGTACGAGGACTCAGAACCGAAGACTTCTTTGGCAGAGGAAAAGGTCTAAGGGAGATGGAGAGC is part of the Ascochyta rabiei chromosome 21, complete sequence genome and harbors:
- a CDS encoding Dynamin GTPase; protein product: MASNKKSSLTGYLPDILMAAAAAPYFVIRNLLARLDPDAQQKEEARAKSAAATRKLDAILASKRRKSYGEYDSEDEDAGADADSRHRRPRMQELVLNSYEQTIAMEVVAPEEIPVTFDDIGGLDSIIEELKESVIYPLTMPHLYSHSSSLLSAPSGVLLYGPPGCGKTMLAKALAHESGACFINLHISTLTEKWYGDSNKLVNAVFSLARKLQPSIVFIDEIDAVLGQRRSGEHEASGMVKAEFMTHWDGLASSTASGSNTPQRICILGATNRIQDIDEAILRRMPKKFPVALPNASQRSNIFSLILRGTKIDSKNLDLDYLVRVSAGMSGSDIKEACRDAAMGPVREYIRRKKADGTLKSSRGVRDEDVRGLRTEDFFGRGKGLREMESLDETREEMNARSRRVHTTSESSEEASSADSTTSGDEKSRHYDDPEPSAIR
- a CDS encoding mitochondrial import inner membrane translocase subunit tim21, encoding MTALYRPTEAISLLRPSLVLPRVQPSCMRRARAAFSTTRNAQATPSFPGSPAPMPPRKSITLTGDTGRVRWTELSPGEKVVRTTQQSFHFVVIAMGVLATAGVTYFLFSDVFSPNSKTAHFNHATDMIRQDPRCQKLLGDASQIAAFGEASWSRWARNRYITSTEETDKWGTDHLRFRFYVEGPLGQGVVNAHLVKKPSMDAFEYAELAVDVKGHRRIDLASKEKQDHVAPKIFGARWW